The following proteins are co-located in the Syngnathus scovelli strain Florida chromosome 21, RoL_Ssco_1.2, whole genome shotgun sequence genome:
- the top2a gene encoding DNA topoisomerase 2-alpha isoform X3 — MWVYDDDIGMNCRDVTFVPGLYKIFDEILVNAADNKQRDERMSCIKINIDVENDTISIWNNGKGIPVVEHKVEKMFVPALIFGQLLTSSNYDDDEKKVTGGRNGYGAKLCNIFSTKFTVETACRESKKTFRQTWYDNMSKAGDATIKSFDGDDFTCITFRPDLPKFKMRVLDKDTVALMTRRAYDIAGSAKGVRVFFNSKRLPITDFRSYVNLYVKDKVNDVGKELTVVHEIVNGRWEVCLTVSEKGFQQVSFVNSIATTKGGRHTDYVADQVVSKLIDVVNKKKDKGGVTVKPFQVKNHMWLFVNCLIENPTFDSQTKENMTLQHKSFGSTCVLSDKFIKQATNCGIVENIMNWVKFKAQLQLNKKCSAVKQTKIKGVPKLDDANDAGGRNSLGCTLILTEGDSAKTLAVSGLGVIGRDRYGVFPLRGKILNVREASHKQIMENAEINSLIKILGLQYKKNYSDPESLKTLRYGKVMIMTDQDQDGSHIKGLLINFIHYNWPSLLRHNFLEEFITPIIKATHKKTQLSFYSIPEFNEWKESQSNYKSWKIKYYKGLGTSTSQEAKEYFTDMQRHRIPFKYAGPEDDEAITLAFSKKKVEERKDWLTNFMINRRQRKEQNLPEEYLYGKSTTSLTYGDFVNKELVLFSNADNERSIPCLADGLKPGQRKVLFCCFKRNDKREVKVAQLAGSVAEMSAYHHGETSLMMTIVGLAQNYVGSNNLNLLQPLGQFGTRLHGGKDSASPRYIFTMLSPLARLLFPPVDDNLLNNNYDDNQRVEPEWYIPIIPTVLVNGSDGIGTGWASKIPNFDVREIVANVRRMLNGEDLLPMLPNYKGFKGTIDQLMENQYMVCGELAVLDSTTIEISELPVKTWTQTYKESVLEPMLNGTEKNPPIITDYKEYHTDVTVRFVIKMTEERLLEMEAAGLHKVFKLQNPLTCKSMVLFDHAGSLKKYDSVLEILKDFFKLRLSYYDLRKEWLAGMLGAESAKLTNQARFILEKIQGTLVIENKPKKELIRMLQQMGYDSDPVKTWKQGSGKNEEQAEEDQEEAPEEDTSGPDYNYLLSMPMWFLTKEKKEELCRQRDAKMTELNVLSNKTPASLWEDDLTAFLEELDRVEAKEKEDAEMPVAKTSKGKAAKMKAKVVTLPTPQGRRIIPRITSAMKAEASKKADLKRSRKDKTEDVNTKIDFGDGDQEDDPSPPLAKKMKTSSQGKGSKTGKQTTLQFKPVAKKAKKSLTSDEESESWSEKEMEVEEVAAPREKIQRKTKVAKKYMSDSEDEFDDCVKSKSKKRIGAISDDDDSFAPNLDGSNESDLDSPKAPEPPKKVTKAKSTAKKQLGSKSIAQSDKQEAAPKAPVQRKTKAAAPKKAADVKQPSIMDALSKQKPSASKSIPSFDSSDSEPKVQKAKSAPKRKQIQSDSDSDVGDLVSRLKAKSTAVAKKKASKWSDEENAGPVPPRNMLSRAKKPVCYGFDSDSESD; from the exons ATGTGGGTTTATGATGACGACATTGGAATGAACTGCCGGGATGTGACATTCGTGCCGGGGCTTTACAAGATATTTGATGAGATTCTTG TAAATGCTGCGGACAACAAGCAGAGAGATGAGCGCATGTCCTGCATCAAAATTAACATTGACGT CGAAAACGACACCATCAGCATCTGGAATAACGGCAAGGGAATCCCGGTGGTGGAGCACAAGGTGGAGAAAATGTTTGTGCCTGCACTCATCTTCGGGCAGCTCCTCACCTCTAGTAACTATGACGACgatgaaaaaaaagtgacag gtggacgtaatggatACGGTGCCAAGCTGTGCAACATCTTCAGCACAAAGTTCACAGTTGAGACGGCCTGTCGAGAATCGAAGAAGACATTTCGACAG ACATGGTACGACAACATGAGCAAGGCCGGGGATGCTACCATCAAATCGTTTGACGGAGATGATTTTACTTGCATCACCTTTCGGCCCGATCTGCCCAAGTTCAAGATGAGGGTCCTGGATAAAGACACGGTGGCCCTGATGACCAGGAGGGCCTACGACATCGCTGGTAGTGCCAAGGGTGTCCGTGTGTTCTTCAACAGCAAGAGGCTACCT ATCACGGATTTCCGCAGTTACGTGAATTTATACGTGAAGGACAAAGTGAACGACGTGGGCAAAGAGCTGACGGTGGTTCATGAGATCGTGAACGGGCGCTGGGAGGTCTGCCTCACTGTGAGCGAGAAGGGATTCCAGCAAGTCAGTTTTGTCAACAGCATTGCCACGACCAAG GGCGGGAGGCACACCGATTACGTGGCCGATCAGGTGGTGAGCAAGCTCATTGATGTTGTGAACAAGAAGAAAGACAAAGGTGGTGTGACGGTCAAACCTTTCCAG GTGAAAAACCACATGTGGCTGTTCGTCAACTGCCTAATTGAGAATCCCACGTTTGACTCTCAGACCAAAGAGAACATGACTCTGCAGCATAAGAGCTTTGGCTCCACTTGCGTACTCAGCGACAAGTTCATTAAACAG GCCACCAACTGCGGAATTGTGGAAAATATTATGAACTGGGTGAAGTTCAAAGCTCAGCTGCAGCTCAACAAGAAGTGCTCGGCAGTCAAACAGACCAAAATCAAAGGCGTGCCCAAGCTGGACGACGCCAACGACGCAG GCGGCAGGAACTCTCTCGGCTGCACGCTCATCCTCACCGAGGGAGACTCGGCcaagactctggccgtgtctggGCTGGGCGTGATTGGCAGAGACCGATATGGCGTCTTCCCTCTGAGAGGAAAAATTCTCAACGTACGGGAAGCTTCACACAAGCAG ATTATGGAGAACGCCGAGATCAACAGCCTCATCAAGATCCTCGGACTGCAGTACAAAAAGAACTACAGTGACCCGGAGTCCCTCAAGACGTTGCGTTATGGCAAAGTCATGATCATGACGGATCAG GATCAAGACGGCTCCCACATTAAAGGTTTGTTGATCAACTTCATCCACTACAACTGGCCTTCGTTGCTGCGCCACAACTTTTTGGAAGAGTTCATCACTCCCATCATCAAA GCAACACACAAGAAAACGCAGCTGTCATTCTACAGTATCCCGGAGTTCAACGAGTGGAAGGAGAGCCAGTCCAACTACAAATCTTGGAAAATCAAATACTACAAAG GTTTGGGAACGAGCACATCGCAGGAGGCCAAGGAGTATTTCACTGACATGCAGAGACACCGTATTCCATTTAAATACGCGGGgcctgaagacgatgaagccatCACCCTT GCCTTTAGCAAGAAAAAAGTGGAGGAACGCAAAGACTGGCTCACCAACTTCATGATCAATAGACGCCAGCGGAaggagcagaacctgcctgag GAGTATCTCTACGGCAAGTCTACCACGTCTCTCACCTACGGCGATTTCGTCAACAAGGAGCTGGTACTCTTCTCCAACGCTGACAACGAGAGGTCCATTCCCTGCCTGGCGGACG GGCTGAAGCCAGGCCAGAGGAAGGTGCTGTTTTGCTGCTTCAAACGAAACGACAAACGGGAAGTGAAGGTGGCCCAGTTGGCTGGTTCCGTGGCTGAGATGTCAGCGTATCATCACGGCGAG ACTTCTCTGATGATGACCATCGTCGGATTGGCTCAGAACTACGTGGGGAGCAACAACTTGAACTTGTTGCAGCCTCTTGGCCAATTTGGGACCAGGCTGCACGGCGGCAAGGACTCCGCCAGCCCCCGTTACATTTTCACCATGCTCAG CCCTCTGGCCCGCCTTCTTTTCCCGCCGGTGGACGACAATCTGCTGAATAACAACTATGACGACAACCAGCGCGTGGAGCCCGAGTGGTACATCCCTATCATTCCCACCGTGCTGGTCAACGGCTCGGACGGGATCGGCACAGGCTGGGCCAGCAAAATCCCCAACTTCGACGTCCGGGAGATTGTCGCCAACGTTCGGCGCATGCTCAACGGAGAGGACTTGCTACCCATG CTCCCAAACTACAAAGGCTTTAAAGGGACCATTGATCAGCTGATGGAAAACCAGTACATGGTCTGCGGAGAGCTGGCCGTCCTTGACTCCACCACCATTGAGATCTCAGAGTTGCCTGTCAAAACCTGGACGCAG ACCTACAAGGAGAGTGTTCTGGAACCCATGTTGAACGGCACGGAGAAGAATCCCCCTATTATCACAGACTACAAGGAATACCACACCGACGTCACTGTCCGATTCGTGATCAAGATGACCGAAGAGAGGCTGCTGGAGATGGAGGCTGCGGGCCTCCATAAAGTCTTCAAGCTGCAAAATCCTCTCACCTGCAAGTCCATG GTTCTGTTTGACCACGCGGGCAGCCTGAAGAAGTACGACTCCGTGCTGGAAATCCTCAAGGACTTCTTCAAGTTGAGATTGTCGTACTACGACCTGAGAAAGGAATGGCTGGCGGGCATGCTGGGGGCAGAGAGCGCCAAGCTCACCAACCAGGCTCGTTTCATCCTGGAGAAAATCCAGGGCACCTTGGTCATTG AGAACAAACCAAAGAAGGAACTGATTCGCATGCTGCAGCAGATGGGTTACGACTCGGACCCAGTCAAAACTTGGAAACAGGGTAGCGGCAAG AACGAGGAGCAAGCAGAGGAGGATCAGGAGGAAGCTCCAGAGGAGGACACCAGCGGTCCTGACTACAATTACCTGCTCAGCATGCCCATGTGGTTCTTGACcaaggagaagaaggaggagctgTGCAGGCAAAGAGATGCCAAG ATGACAGAGTTGAACGTGCTGAGCAACAAGACTCCGGCGAGCCTCTGGGAGGACGACCTGACTGCGTTTTTGGAAGAACTCGAT CGCGTTGAAGCCAAGGAGAAGGAGGATGCCGAGATGCCCGTAGCAAAGACTTCCAAAGGCAAAGCGGCGAAGATGAAGGCCAAAGTGGTCACCCTGCCCACGCCGCAGGGTCGCCGCATCATCCCGCGCATCACCAGTGCCATGAAAGCCGAGGCGAGCAAGAAGGCCGACCTCAAGAGAAGCCGAAAAGACAAG ACCGAAGACGTGAACACAAAGATAGATTTTGGGGATGGTGACCAAGAAGATGACCCGAGTCCTCCCCtggcaaagaaaatgaaaacaagctCACAGGGCAAAG GGTCAAAGACGGGCAAGCAGACCACCCTTCAGTTCAAGCCGGTTGCCAAGAAGGCCAAGAAGAGTCTGACATCGGATGAGGAGAGTGAGAGCTGGTCTGAAAAGGAAATGGAGGTTGAGGAGGTTGCTGCACCAAGAGAGAAAATTCAACGCAAGACCaaag TCGCCAAGAAGTACATGTCTGATAGCGAAGATGAGTTTGACGACTGCGTGAAGAGTAAATCTAAAAAACGGATCGGTGCCATCAGCGATGACGACGATAGCTTTGCTCCAAACCTCGACGGCTCGAATGAAAGCGACCTGGACTCCCCAAAAGCCCCAGAGCCACC GAAGAAAGTGACAAAGGCTAAATCAACAGCCAAGAAACAACTTGGAAGCAAATCGATCG CTCAGTCAGACAAGCAAGAGGCTGCGCCGAAGGCTCCAGTTCAGCGCAAGACCAAAGCGGCTGCTCCAAAGAAAGCTGCAG ATGTTAAGCAGCCGTCCATCATGGATGCTCTGTCCAAACAAAAACCTTCAGCGTCCAAGAGTATTCCCTCGTTCGACTCTAGCGACTCAGAGCCCAAAGTGCAGAAAGCCAAGTCGGCCCCCAAACGTAAACAAATCCAAAGTGACTCTGACAGTGACGTCGGGGACCTCGTATCCCGCCTTAAGGCCAAATCAACCGCAGTAGCAAAG AAAAAAGCAAGCAAGTGGAGCGATGAGGAAAATGCTGGTCCGGTGCCACCTCGCAACATGCTCAGCAGAGCTAAGAAGCCCGTTTGTTACGGCTTTGACTCCGATTCCGAGTCTGACTAA